In Desulfobacter hydrogenophilus, the genomic stretch GTAGGTGCATATTTTATGCATAATCGGATTTGCCGGCCTGCCGAGACAGAAAATAAATTTTGTTTTGGTTTCGTTGGCACCTTCGACACTAATTTATTTAAGGAAGGAGGTGTGAAAAAATGCTGAATATTTCCCAGAAAAAAGGACTGGTCGAAAAGCTTGCAAAGGAACTCGGCGATGCAGAGATTTCTTTTCTGGTCGACTACAAGGGACTGACTGTGTCCCAGGTGACTGAACTTCGCGCAAAGCTTCGGGAAGCCGGCGCTCAAATGGCAGTCGTAAAGAATACCTTAATGAGACTGGCGGCGAAAGGAACAGGCTCGGAGGTATTAACTGATCTTTTTAAAGGACCGAATGCGATCATCATTTCCAAGGATGATCCTGTGGGACCTGCCAAGGTCATATCAGAATTTCTGAAAACCAATGAGAAAATGCAGCTCAAAGGGGCGTCTCTTGACGGAAAATTTTTAAGCGAAGAAGATATCACGCAGCTTGCTAAGATGCCGTCCAAAGAAGAGTTGTTGGCCAAGCTGGTATGCACACTCAATGCTGTTCCCACGAATTTTGTCAATGTGCTGGCCGGTGTTCCAAGATCTTTTCTCAATGTGCTTAATGCTGTTAAAGATCAAAAAGATGCAGCGTAACTTAAAATAAACCAAAACTTTAAATTTATAAGTACGATTCAGATATTCGTATATTTTCAGGAGATTAAAATGGCTGATCTTACAAAAGATGATGTAATTGAATTTATTTCAAATATGAGCGTTCTGGAGCTTTCCGAACTGATTAAAGAACTTGAAGACAAATTTGGTGTATCCGCCGCCGCACCCGTTGCCTTTGCTGCAGGTGCCATGCCTGCTGGCGGTGATGCAGGTGGTGCTGCAGAAGAAGAAAAAACAGAATTTGACGTTATCCTTGAGGCTGCCGGTGACAAGAAAATTAATGTAATCAAGGAAGTTCGCGCGATCACCGGTCTTGGGCTGAAAGAAGCCAAGGCACTTGTTGAAGAAGCTCCAAAAGCTGTAAAAGAAGGTATTGCCAAAGAAGAGGCAGACAAAATCAAAGAACAGCTTGAGGGTGCCGGTGCTCAGGTGTCTGTAAAGTAGTTTAGCATAGCTGATAAGCACAAGTAGTTTGTGCATAAACTATATGCGGGGGCAAGGCCAGTGGGTCGTGTCTCCGCTTTTACAGTTGGAAAAACTCACATCGGGAGATATCATGGCCGGAAGTCTTTTGACGAACAAGCGTGTTAGAAAAGAGTTTGGCGGTAAACGTAAAATTATAGACATCCCGGATCTCATTGGGATGCAAAGAGACTCCTTTGAAGGTTTTCTTCAAAGGGATGTTTCACCCCAGGACAGAGAGGAAAAGGGACTGCATTCGGTTTTTAAATCCGTGTTTCCCATCAAGGATTTTACCGATACATCTTCCCTTGAATATGTCTCTTATTCCTTTGGGGAGACCAAACACTCCATGCAGGAGTGTATCAGTCGCGGGATGACCTATGATATCCCGGTCAATATTAGGGTTCGGCTTGTCGTCTATGACCATGACAAAGATACAGGTGTGTCAACTATCCGCGATATAAAGGAGCAGGAAATATATTTTGGTACCATTCCTTTGATGACACCCAGGGGAACCTTTATCATCAACGGAACTGAACGTGCAGTTGTCTCCCAGCTTCATCGCTCTTCCGGTGTATTTTTTGATCATGACAAAGGGAAAAATTATTCCTCGGGTAAGATTATTTATAATGCCCGAATTATTCCAGTGCGCGGTTCCTGGATTGACATGGAAATTGATGCCAAGGATATCGTCTATATCCGTATTGACCGCCGGCGTAAATTTCCTGTGTCTATTCTTTTCAAAGCATTTGGATACACAGGGGAAGATATTCTTGATTTTTTCTATACCAAGGAAAAAATTATACGTAAAAACGGTTCTTATTTCAGAGAATTCATTCCTGAAAATTTGGTCCGTCAACGGGCTGGCTATGATATAAAATCTACTGAAACCGGTGATGTCGTGGTTAAGGCTGGTCGAATTTTTACCAAACGAGCTTTAAAACAACTTGCCGATGAAAATTTGGATTTTATTCCTATTTCTGAAGAAGACCTTATTGGTAAAGCGTTCGCTGGTAACTTTTTTTTGCAACCCAATGATTCGACTCCCTTGTTTAAATCCGGTGATACCATTGCAGAGGATACTTTTGAGCTACTTGAGGAAAAGGATGTTGACACCTTTGAAATTCTTTATGTAGACCCCCGCAGTTCAGATTGCATGCGTAAAACCCTGGTTTCAGACAAGATTGAATCCAAGGAAGAGGCCTTAATGGATATTTATCGCAGGCTTCGTCCCGGCAATCCTGCCACCATTGAGGTGGCCCAGGATTTTATTGATCATTTATTCTTTCGCCAGGCATATTACGACTTGTCCAAGGTGGGCCGTCTTAAAATGAATCATCGTCTTGGGGTAAATACGAAGATTGATGTAAAAACCCTGAGAAAAGAGGATGTTCTGCTTACCGCAGCCACGCTGATTGAACTCAAAGATACCCAAGGCAAAGTTGATGATATCGACCACCTGGGAAATCGACGGGTTCGAGCTGTGGGTGAACTGTTGGAAAACCACTACCGCATCGGTCTTGTTCGCATGGAGCGGGCTATCAAGGAAAAGATGAGCATGCAGGAGGTGGACGCCATGATGCCCCACGACCTTATCAATCCCAAGCCTGTCTCTGCGGTTGTTCGCGAATTCTTTGGCACGTCACAATTGTCCCAATTCATGGATCAGACCAATCCTTTGTCTGAAACCACTCATAAACGTAGGCTTTCAGCTTTGGGACCTGGTGGTTTGACCCGTGAACGTGCAGGCTTTGAGGTGCGTGACGTTCATCCGTCCCATTACGGCCGTATCTGTCCCATTGAGACCCCTGAGGGGCCCAACATTGGATTGATTGTTTCTCTGTGTACCTATGCCCGGGTGAATGATTTTGGATTTATTGAAACTCCTTTCAGGATAGTAAATGAAGGCAATGCCAGCAAAATAATTCAACATTTAAGTGCTTTTGAAGAAAAGGAACTCCCCATTGCCCAGGCCAATGCTCCGTTGGACGCTGATGGGAATTTTATCAATCCCACGGTATCTGCACGGGTGGGCGGGGAATTTGAGATGGTGGCACCTGAAGAGGTAAAGTTTATGGACGTGTCGCCAAACCAGTTGGTATCCGTATCCGCATCTCTGATCCCTTTCCTTGAAAATGATGACGCAAACAGGGCGCTTATGGGTTCCAACATGCAGCGTCAGGCCGTGCCGTTGATTCGCAGTGAAGCCCCTTTAGTGGGTACCGGTATGGAAGCGGTTGTTGCTAGGGACTCCGGGGTTACCATCGTGGCTGAATGCGACGGGGTGGTGGTTGATGTGGATTCAAAGCGCATTGTTGTTAAAAATGATGATAATGATGATCCAAAATTTAATAAAGCTGTTTCCATCTATAACTGTACCAAGTTTGTTCGATCCAACCAGAACACCTGCTTTAATCACAGACCCATTGTGAAAAAGAATGAGCGGGTTCAAAAAGGGCACGTCATTGCGGATGGTCCGTCCACGGAACTGGGGGAACTGGCGCTTGGGAAAAATGTGACCGTCGCCTTCATGCCCTGGGATGGTTATAATTATGAGGATTCCATACTGGTATCCGAGCGCCTGGTTAAGGATGGTGTGTATACTTCTGTTCATGTTGAGGAATTTGAGGTCCTGGCCAGGGATACCAAACTTGGCAAGGAAGAGATCACCAGGGATATTCCCAATGTGGGTGAAGATGCTTTGAAAAACTTGGATGACAGTGGCATTATCCGTCTTGGTGCTGAGGTCAAGCCCGGTGATATTTTAGTTGGTAAAATTACGCCCAAGGGCGAAACCCAGCTCTCTCCTGAAGAAAAGCTGCTGCGTGCCATTTTCGGTGAAAAAGCTGGGGACGTAAAGGATACCTCTCTTTGTGTACCTCCGGGTGTTCATGGAAAGGTGATTGACGCCAAAGTCTTTTCACGCCGCGGTCTGCCAAAGGATGACCGAACACGTCAGATCGAAGATGCAGAGATAGAGCGTTTTGAAAAAGACCGTGATGATGAGATAAGAATAATTTCCGATGTCGGTCGTGAGAAAGTTGAATCCGTGCTTGACGGTCATGCACTGTTCAATGATCTGGAACGAAACGGCAAGGTTCTGGTTAAGGCCGGAACAAAAGTTGTTCCTGGTCTTTTTGAAAAAATACCTGTGTCCGTACTGGTAAATGTCACTGTTGAGGATGCCGTATTAACAGAGAAGGTTCAAGTTATCCTTGAACAGGCTCAGGCTCAGATAAAACAGGCCAGGGAGCATTTCAATCGTCAGGTCTCCCGATTTGAAAAGGGTGATGACCTTCCTCCGGGGGTTCTCAAGCTGATTAAAATTTCTGTTGCCCTGTTACGGGTGCTTTCCGTGGGGGATAAAATGGCTGGCCGCCACGGGAACAAGGGTGTTGTTTCAAGAATTCTTCGGGTCGAGGACCTGCCTTATTTTGCAGATGGTCGTCCTGTTGATATGGTGCTTAACCCCCTTGGTGTTCCTTCCCGTATGAATGTGGGGCAGATCCTTGAGATTCATCTGGGTCGGGCTGCCTATGCCCTGGGCCAACAGATTGACGAAATGCTGGAGGAAAAACGATTGGACGCATTGCGGGACAAGGCCAAACAGATATTCTCCTTGACCCAGAAACAAAGGGAAGGGCAGGTGGATGATGTCATTGTCCGGGATATTGATGCCATGGATGATGAACAATTCATGGAGTTTGTCTCCCTTTATAAAAACGGCGTTCATACTGCCACACCGGTATTTGACGGTGCCACAGAGGAAGAGATCAAGGAATTGATATGCATGTCGGAAAGTGACCCATCGGGCCAATCCATCCTTTATGACGGGCGTACCGGAAGGCAATTTGATAAACCGGTTACTGTGGGGACCTTGTATATGCTTAAGCTTCACCATCTGGTTGATGATAAGTTGCATGCACGGTCAATCGGACCGTATTCCCTTGTCACCCAGCAGCCTCTTGGCGGTAAAGCACAGTTCGGCGGCCAGCGTCTTGGAGAAATGGAGGTCTGGGCCATGGAGGCCTACGGTGCTGCCCATGCGCTTCAGGAATTTCTTACGGTGAAATCCGATGACATGACCGGCCGGACCCGTATGTATGAAAAAATTGTTAAAGGCCAGAATGTCCTGGAACCTGGAATGCCTGAATCTTTCAGGGTTCTGATTAAAGAGCTCAATGCTCTGGGGCTGGATATGAATCTTATAGAAGGCAGCAAATAAGGAGAAGACATTGGATAATATTTATGATTTCTTCGCAAAACCCAAGGATCCCCAAAGTTACAAGGGCGTTCAGATTAGCCTTGCATCATCAGATCAGATTCGGGAATGGTCCTACGGCGAAATAAAAAAACCCGAGACCATCAACTATCGAACCTTTAAGCCCGAACGTGACGGTCTTTTCTGTGCCAAGGTATTTGGACCGACCAAAGATTACGAGTGTAATTGCGGTAAATACAAACGCATGAAGCACCGGGGTGTGGTTTGCGAAAAATGCGGGGTTGAGGTTATTCAGTCCAAAGTCAGACGCGAGCGTATGGCGCATATTGAACTTGCTGCGCCTGTCTCCCATATCTGGTTCCTGAAAAGTCTGCCTTCCAAGATCGGTAATGTCCTGGACATAACGTTGAAGAATCTGGAAAAGGTTCTTTATTTTGATTCATATATTGTCATCGACCCTAAGGACACGGGGCTGAAAAAAATGCAGTTGCTCTCCGATGACCAATATTATGAGGCTATTGAGACATTTGGTGAGGAAGGCTTTATCGCCGGGCTCGGCGCAGAAGCCATTTTGACTTTGCTTAATGAGATTGATCTTCAGGCGGTTCATGACGAACTTACCGAAGAGATCGGCTTGACTAAATCCATGGCCAAGCAGCAGAAAATGTCCAAGCGCATGAAGGTGATTGACGCCTTTTTGACCTCAGGAATAGAGCCTTCCCGGATGATTCTGACGGCTTGCCCCATTCTGCCTCCGGATCTGCGTCCTCTTGTTCCCCTTGAAGGCGGCAGGTTTGCAACCTCGGATCTCAATGATCTGTATCGCCGGGTGCTCAACCGCAATAACCGTCTTAAACGGTTGGTTGATCTCAATGCACCTGATATTATTGTCCGAAACGAGAAGCGGATGCTTCAGGAAGCCGTGGACGTGCTTTTTGACAATGGACGCCATGGGCGGGTGGTCACAGGTACCAACAAACGTCCGTTGAAATCCCTGTCTGATACGCTCAAAGGCAAGCAGGGGCGTTTCCGCCAGAATCTCTTAGGTAAACGAGTGGATTATTCCGGCCGTACCGTTATTACCGTAGGCTCTGAACTTCGCCTCCACCAGTGCGGCATTCCCAAAAAAATGGCTTTGGAGCTGTTCAAGCCGTTTATTTACAATTACCTTGAGCAGAAAAGCCTGGTTTCCACGGTTAAAAGTGCCAAGAAAATGGTTGAACGCGAAGAGACTGAAGTATGGGATGCCCTTGAAGCAGTGGTAAAGGAATACCCGGTGATGCTTAACCGTGCGCCTACCTTGCATCGTCTTGGCTTCCAGGCATTTGAGCCGGTGCTGATCGAAGGCAAGGCCATTCAGCTTCATCCGCTTGTGTGCCCGGCATTCAACGCTGACTTTGACGGGGACCAGATGGCCGTCCATGTGCCCCTGTCCCTGGAATCCCAGCTGGAAGCCAGGATCATGATGCTGTCCACCAACAATATTTTGTCCCCGGCAAACGGCCAACCCATTATTGTTCCCACCCAGGACATTGTCTTGGGTATATATTATATGACCCGGGCAATGTCAGGTCAGCAAGGAGAAGGGGTCACCTTTTCAAGTATCGACGAGGTGCGCTTTGCCTTTGATGCAGGGGAACTGAATATTCACGCCAAAATTAAAGTTCGTATTGACGATGTTATTTATGAAACTACCACGGGCCGGATTCTTCTGTGGGAAACCATTCCCGGTGATGTACTTTTGAACATGAGTCGTATCCGGACCGAAGCTCTCGAGGATGCAGAAGCCGCACTTGTTGAATTGAAGGCCGGAGATGATTTCGATGCTGTCCTCGATAAATACGGGGATGAGGAAATTAAAAAGACCCGGGGGATAACAGGTGTTTTAACACGTAAGGAATTTAAAAACCTTTTCCAGGTTTCCGACGTCGTGGTGGAGCAGCTTTATGGACTTAAACAAGGGCAATTCACAGATGTTCGGATGGTGGGCGACAAGTACACCATTTTCAAAGTGGAAGAAAGAACTTCTACGTTGCCGTTTAGTCTGGTGAACAAGCTTATGGATAAGAAATCCATTGTAAAGCTCATTGACTATGCCTACAGAAATATTGGCTTAAAGGAAACCGTTATCCTTTCCGATCGTCTAAAGGACATTGGATACAAGAACTCAACGCTTGGCGGTTTGTCCATCTGTATTGATGACATGATTATTCCGGCAAATAAATGGGAGTTGATTGGTAAGGCTGAAAAAAATATTGAAGATATCAAAAATCAGTATTCCGAAGGCCTGATTACCCAGGGTGAGAAATACAACAAAGTGGTTGATATCTGGGCCCAGGCCACAGATGATATTGCCAATGCCATGATGGAGGTAATGAAAAATCCGCCCCAAAAAGAGGGGGCAGACAGTTCGGAAGAACTCAATGCCGTCTATGTCATGGCGGATTCCGGTGCCCGTGGTTCCAAGGATCAGATGCGCCAGTTGGCGGGCATGCGTGGGTTGATGGCCAAACCTTCCGGTGAGATCATTGAAAATCCCATCACGGCATGTTTCCGTGAAGGCCTGTCCGTGCTCCAGTACTTTATTTCCACCCATGGTGCCCGTAAGGGACTGGCTGATACTGCATTGAAAACTGCCAACTCCGGTTACCTTACCCGTCGTCTGGCTGATGTCGGCCAGGATTGCACCATAGTGGAGCCTGATTGTGGTACTATTAACGGCATTGAAGTTGAAGCGTTGTATGAGGGCGGGGAGATTATTCAGACCCTTGGGGAAAGAATTCTTGGGCGTGTTACCCAAGAGGATATCCGCGATCCCTATTCAGATGAATTTATTGTGGCTTCTGATACAGAACTTGATGAAGCCGATGTGGTTAAAATTGAAGCAGCAGGCGTTCAGCGGGTAAAAATCAGATCCGTCTTGACATGCAACTCAAAGCACGGTGTCTGTTCAAGATGCTACGGCCGTGACCTTGCCCATGGTGTCACCGTGGAAATCGGTCAGGCCATTGGTATTGTGGCGGCCCAGTCCATTGGCGAGCCGGGTACCCAGTTGACCATGCGTACCTTTCACATTGGCGGTACAGCGTCTAGAAAGGTCGAGGTCGCTGAAGTCAAAGCCCGAGTCGGTGGAATTTTAAAGTTTAATGACGATATTCAGACCGTAACTTCGGCCCAGGGCGTTGTTATTGTCATGAACCGTAAAGGTGGCGGTGTGACCATTGTCGGGGAGGAGGGGCGTGAGCGTGCTAAGGATAGCGTC encodes the following:
- the rplL gene encoding 50S ribosomal protein L7/L12 — encoded protein: MADLTKDDVIEFISNMSVLELSELIKELEDKFGVSAAAPVAFAAGAMPAGGDAGGAAEEEKTEFDVILEAAGDKKINVIKEVRAITGLGLKEAKALVEEAPKAVKEGIAKEEADKIKEQLEGAGAQVSVK
- the rpoC gene encoding DNA-directed RNA polymerase subunit beta', whose amino-acid sequence is MDNIYDFFAKPKDPQSYKGVQISLASSDQIREWSYGEIKKPETINYRTFKPERDGLFCAKVFGPTKDYECNCGKYKRMKHRGVVCEKCGVEVIQSKVRRERMAHIELAAPVSHIWFLKSLPSKIGNVLDITLKNLEKVLYFDSYIVIDPKDTGLKKMQLLSDDQYYEAIETFGEEGFIAGLGAEAILTLLNEIDLQAVHDELTEEIGLTKSMAKQQKMSKRMKVIDAFLTSGIEPSRMILTACPILPPDLRPLVPLEGGRFATSDLNDLYRRVLNRNNRLKRLVDLNAPDIIVRNEKRMLQEAVDVLFDNGRHGRVVTGTNKRPLKSLSDTLKGKQGRFRQNLLGKRVDYSGRTVITVGSELRLHQCGIPKKMALELFKPFIYNYLEQKSLVSTVKSAKKMVEREETEVWDALEAVVKEYPVMLNRAPTLHRLGFQAFEPVLIEGKAIQLHPLVCPAFNADFDGDQMAVHVPLSLESQLEARIMMLSTNNILSPANGQPIIVPTQDIVLGIYYMTRAMSGQQGEGVTFSSIDEVRFAFDAGELNIHAKIKVRIDDVIYETTTGRILLWETIPGDVLLNMSRIRTEALEDAEAALVELKAGDDFDAVLDKYGDEEIKKTRGITGVLTRKEFKNLFQVSDVVVEQLYGLKQGQFTDVRMVGDKYTIFKVEERTSTLPFSLVNKLMDKKSIVKLIDYAYRNIGLKETVILSDRLKDIGYKNSTLGGLSICIDDMIIPANKWELIGKAEKNIEDIKNQYSEGLITQGEKYNKVVDIWAQATDDIANAMMEVMKNPPQKEGADSSEELNAVYVMADSGARGSKDQMRQLAGMRGLMAKPSGEIIENPITACFREGLSVLQYFISTHGARKGLADTALKTANSGYLTRRLADVGQDCTIVEPDCGTINGIEVEALYEGGEIIQTLGERILGRVTQEDIRDPYSDEFIVASDTELDEADVVKIEAAGVQRVKIRSVLTCNSKHGVCSRCYGRDLAHGVTVEIGQAIGIVAAQSIGEPGTQLTMRTFHIGGTASRKVEVAEVKARVGGILKFNDDIQTVTSAQGVVIVMNRKGGGVTIVGEEGRERAKDSVIYGATLHAKDGQQIEPGDIIASWDPFTTPIITEVSGRIRFADIIVGNTVQEQIDPVTGKVSRTIIEGKDVEIRPRITVKDKEGKAVKLPNSKTPARYYLPVNAILTVEEDDNIMAGDVIAKLPRATTKTKDITGGLPRVAELFEVRKPKDPSVLTEINGYVTVSKGTKGRQKVTVKPGDVGEAKEYAIPKGQHVSVYDGDYVKSGDPLIAGSANPQDIMNIKGEVALAKYLVDEVQEVYRLQGVRINDKHIEVVIRQMMRRVKVISTGDTNFIPDEQVDRILFEETNRKVAMEGGEPAKGEPLILGITKASLSTDSFLSAASFQETTKVLTLAAIEGKYDSLKGLKENVVMGRLIPAGTGFPGYRDLEVGYGEFAEV
- the rpoB gene encoding DNA-directed RNA polymerase subunit beta; translated protein: MAGSLLTNKRVRKEFGGKRKIIDIPDLIGMQRDSFEGFLQRDVSPQDREEKGLHSVFKSVFPIKDFTDTSSLEYVSYSFGETKHSMQECISRGMTYDIPVNIRVRLVVYDHDKDTGVSTIRDIKEQEIYFGTIPLMTPRGTFIINGTERAVVSQLHRSSGVFFDHDKGKNYSSGKIIYNARIIPVRGSWIDMEIDAKDIVYIRIDRRRKFPVSILFKAFGYTGEDILDFFYTKEKIIRKNGSYFREFIPENLVRQRAGYDIKSTETGDVVVKAGRIFTKRALKQLADENLDFIPISEEDLIGKAFAGNFFLQPNDSTPLFKSGDTIAEDTFELLEEKDVDTFEILYVDPRSSDCMRKTLVSDKIESKEEALMDIYRRLRPGNPATIEVAQDFIDHLFFRQAYYDLSKVGRLKMNHRLGVNTKIDVKTLRKEDVLLTAATLIELKDTQGKVDDIDHLGNRRVRAVGELLENHYRIGLVRMERAIKEKMSMQEVDAMMPHDLINPKPVSAVVREFFGTSQLSQFMDQTNPLSETTHKRRLSALGPGGLTRERAGFEVRDVHPSHYGRICPIETPEGPNIGLIVSLCTYARVNDFGFIETPFRIVNEGNASKIIQHLSAFEEKELPIAQANAPLDADGNFINPTVSARVGGEFEMVAPEEVKFMDVSPNQLVSVSASLIPFLENDDANRALMGSNMQRQAVPLIRSEAPLVGTGMEAVVARDSGVTIVAECDGVVVDVDSKRIVVKNDDNDDPKFNKAVSIYNCTKFVRSNQNTCFNHRPIVKKNERVQKGHVIADGPSTELGELALGKNVTVAFMPWDGYNYEDSILVSERLVKDGVYTSVHVEEFEVLARDTKLGKEEITRDIPNVGEDALKNLDDSGIIRLGAEVKPGDILVGKITPKGETQLSPEEKLLRAIFGEKAGDVKDTSLCVPPGVHGKVIDAKVFSRRGLPKDDRTRQIEDAEIERFEKDRDDEIRIISDVGREKVESVLDGHALFNDLERNGKVLVKAGTKVVPGLFEKIPVSVLVNVTVEDAVLTEKVQVILEQAQAQIKQAREHFNRQVSRFEKGDDLPPGVLKLIKISVALLRVLSVGDKMAGRHGNKGVVSRILRVEDLPYFADGRPVDMVLNPLGVPSRMNVGQILEIHLGRAAYALGQQIDEMLEEKRLDALRDKAKQIFSLTQKQREGQVDDVIVRDIDAMDDEQFMEFVSLYKNGVHTATPVFDGATEEEIKELICMSESDPSGQSILYDGRTGRQFDKPVTVGTLYMLKLHHLVDDKLHARSIGPYSLVTQQPLGGKAQFGGQRLGEMEVWAMEAYGAAHALQEFLTVKSDDMTGRTRMYEKIVKGQNVLEPGMPESFRVLIKELNALGLDMNLIEGSK
- the rplJ gene encoding 50S ribosomal protein L10 yields the protein MLNISQKKGLVEKLAKELGDAEISFLVDYKGLTVSQVTELRAKLREAGAQMAVVKNTLMRLAAKGTGSEVLTDLFKGPNAIIISKDDPVGPAKVISEFLKTNEKMQLKGASLDGKFLSEEDITQLAKMPSKEELLAKLVCTLNAVPTNFVNVLAGVPRSFLNVLNAVKDQKDAA